The genomic interval TCGTTCATGATGGCCAAGGCCGACAGCATCTTCGGGCCCGGTTTCAATCTGGATTCGCTGATCTACTCGCCGCGCGACGGCAAATTCGAGTACGTGGTGAACGACACGGGGCGTGTAGAAATCTATTACCTGAAGGATCCGGCCTCCGACGATCACATCGGTTCGCTGGAGCCGGACGTTACCAAGCTGAATGCAGCCAGTTGGGAATAAGGCCGTCCACAGGCGGCCAGGAGCGCTGGCTTATGGAAGCCCGGGCACGGGCGGGGATTGAACTACACGACGCGGTCCTGCGCTACGCCGAGCTGGAGCGACGCGGTGATCGCTATCAGCTTCTGCGGCTGGGAAGCTGCGACTTCGACTTCGGCGTGCTGGACGAACTCCAGGCCGAGGCGCCGCGCTACCTGGACATCGTGGGGGAAGCCTTGCGGGACGTGCTGGCCGGTCTGGTCGCCGACGAACTGGACGTGGCGTTGCACCCGACGCATGGCGTGACGGCCTTTGCCAGCCTGCAGCCCGAGGCGCTTGAACCGGATGCGCTGCACGGCCGCCTGCTTGCCGAAGCTTCCTGGATTACCGGTCGACCGGCCGACGCGCTGCACCTGCACGTCGAGCCCGGCATGCACCAGCCGCTGACGGAAGACGAACGGGCGCGCTGGTATCAGGTGCTCGTGCTGCCCCGCCACATGCAGGCGCATCTGGAACGCGTGCTCCAGCAGGCACCCTGCAGCCGACATCGCATCCGACTCAGCGCGGCCGGTGCGGCCGAGACGTTACGCCGCCTGCCCGGTCCGGAACCCGAGGTGCCGCCCGAGGTCGGGCTGGCCATCGGTTGCTACAAGACGCACACCGAGTTTACGCTCTGCCGTCGGGGCCACTGGTACCTGAGCCACTTCGCGCCCGGAACCGAAGACGTAGCCTATTTCTCCATGGCGCTCCTGCATCGGCTCGGGCTGAGTGCGGTCATGGTCGAACAGGTGGCGCTCTACGGCTCGCATGTGCCCGAAGCGCTCTCGGAGCAACTCCGGCTGCTGTTTCCGGTGGAGCCCATGCTGCTCAATCCCGTAGTGCTGACCACGCTGGACCCGAAGGCGTTGAACCCGGCGGAAGCCGTGGCGTACGTGCCCTGCATCGGGGTTGCTTTAAGCTGAGCGAGGAGACGTCGCCATGCGGATCATTGCCGGACGATTTCGCCGTAAAACGCTGCGGGCACCCAAGGGACACCTGACCCGCCCCACCACCGACCGCACGCGCGAGTCACTCTTCCATCTGGTCGAAAGCCGGATGGACCTGGAGGGTGCCGACGTGCTCGATCTGTTTGCCGGCACCGGCGCGCTCGGGCTGGAGGCCATCAGCCGGGGCGCGGTAGCCGTGACGTTCGTCGAACTACAGGGGCCGGTGCTGGTCTGCGCCCGAGAAAACGCACGGGCGCTGGGCGTCGAGGATGCCTGTGAATTCATTCGGGGCGACGCCGTCGAGTACCTGCGCCGTTACAGCGGGCCGCCCTTCGACCTGATTCTGGCCGATCCGCCCTACGATCTGCCCGAGCTGCCGCAGCTTCCGGAGCTGGCATTCCCTCACCTGAAGCCGCACGGCCTGTTTATCCTTGAGCACGACAAGCGCCATAACTTCGAGGGCCATCCGCATCTGGATACCAGCCGACGCTACGGTCGCACGATCGTCTCGGTGTTTCGTCCGCAACCCGTCGAACGCTGACGCCCATGCGTGAACGCCTGGCCCTCTACCCCGGCTCGTTCGATCCGTTCACCTACGGCCATCTCGACATCGTCGAGCGTGCGCTTCGGATCTTCGACCGGGTAGAGGTGACCGTGGCGGTCAACATCGGCAAGGAGCCGCTGTTTTCCATCGAGGAACGCTGTGAGCTGATCCGTCAGTGCACGGCGCACCTGGACCGCGTCGAGGTGGTGGCTTTCGAGGGGCTGCTGGTCGATCACGCGCGAGCCCGCGGCGCCACGGCGCTGGTGCGCGGATTGCGTCAGGTGAGCGATTTTGAGTACGAATTTCGCATGGCGTTTGCCAACCGTCGCCTGTACCCCGAACTGGAAACGGTTTTCTTGATGACCTCCGAAGAATATGCAATGATCAGCTCTTCGATCGTGCGCGAGATCCATCGCTGGGGCGGCGACGTGAGCCTGTTCGTGCCGCCGCCCGTTGTTGAAGCGCTGCGGAAGAAACGTGCAGCCCGTTGAAGCCGGCGCATTTTGCATTTAACTTTCCGCGCAAATCTTTGCCGTAAAAATTCCTACCCAATCGAGAGCGTCCATGTCGCTGCAGCTCGACACGTTCAATCCCCGGGTGATGGCCGTGCAGCCGTCGGCCACGCTGGCCATGACGGCACGGGCCAAGCAGTTGCGTCGTGAAGGCAAGCCGGTGATCAGTCTGAGCGCCGGTGAGCCGGACTTCGACACACCGGCACCCATCGCCGAGGCCGCCATTCAGGCCATCCGGGAGGGCTTCACACACTACACGGAAAACGCGGGCATGCTCGAGCTCCGCGAGGCCATCTGCCGCAAGCTGGCCGAGGAGAACGGGCTGACCTACGAGCCGGACCAGATCCTCTGCACGAACGGGGCCAAGCAGGCCGTGGCGATGGCCATCGAGGTGCTCTGCCGGCCCGAGGACGAAGTGCTGATCCCGGCGCCTTACTGGGTCAGCTACCCCGAGATGGTCCGGCTGGCCGGGGCCACGCCGGTCATCCTGCCCACCTCGGTCGAAACCGGCTACCGGCTGACGCCGGAGCAGCTGGAGGCGGCCATCACCGAGCGCACGCGTCTGCTGATTCTCTGCTCGCCGTCGAACCCGACGGGGACGGTCTACGCGCCCGAAGAACTGGAGGCGCTGGCCGACGTGCTGCGCCGCCACGAGCACGTCTACGTGCTTTCGGACGAGATCTACGAATACATCCTGTTCGACGCAAGGCACGTGTCGTTTGCGAGCCTGCCCGGCATGAAGGAGCGGACGATCACGGTGAACGGCTTCTCGAAGGGATTCGCCATGACGGGCTGGCGGCTGGGCTATCTGGCGGCCGAGCGGCCCATCGTCAAAGCGGCGGCCAAGGTGCAGAGTCAGTTCACCTCGGCCCCCTGCAGCATCTCGCAGAAGGCCGGGCTGGCCGCGCTGCAGATGGACAAAGGGCCGATCCGGGAAATGGTCGCCGCCTTCCGCCAGCGGCGCGACTTCATGCTGGAGCGGCTGCAGGCCATTGACGGCATCACCTGTCCGAAGCCGGAAGGGGCGTTCTATCTCTTTCCGCAGGTGTCGGCCTTCTACGGGCGGCGCACGCCGGACGGCCGGACGATCACCGACAGCGAGTCGCTCTGCCTGTACCTGCTGGAGCAGTGCCATGTGGCGCTGGTACCCGGCCAGGCCTTCGGCGATCCGAACGGCGTGCGCATCTCGTATGCCGCCTCAATGGAAAACCTGGCCGAGGCCATGCGGCGCATCGAAGCCGGGCTGGCGGCCCTGCAATGAGCACCGGGAAGCATTCGGGCGCTCGGATCGTATGAGCGGGTCGATGTCGAACGAAGTCGGAGAGACCTTTGGAGCCGATTCCGGGCATCCGGTGGCGTGAAACGGTCGCGGCGCCCCCGCGGCGGCCGCAGCGGGTGTGGCTGCATCTGCTGCTGTTCGTGCTGACGCTGGTGACCACCACGCTGACCTGGCCCGACTGGGCCGGTCGCTGGCTGCTTTACGAACGGATGGGATACGGCGCGTTGCTGGCCGACGGGCTGCGCTTCAGCCTGCCGTTGCTGCTGATTCTGACCGTGCACGAGTTCGGGCACTACCTGGCCGCCCGCTCCCATCGGATCGACGCCACGCTGCCCTACTACATTCCGTTTCCGTTCAACGGCATCGGAAC from Rhodothermus marinus carries:
- a CDS encoding pyridoxal phosphate-dependent aminotransferase; its protein translation is MSLQLDTFNPRVMAVQPSATLAMTARAKQLRREGKPVISLSAGEPDFDTPAPIAEAAIQAIREGFTHYTENAGMLELREAICRKLAEENGLTYEPDQILCTNGAKQAVAMAIEVLCRPEDEVLIPAPYWVSYPEMVRLAGATPVILPTSVETGYRLTPEQLEAAITERTRLLILCSPSNPTGTVYAPEELEALADVLRRHEHVYVLSDEIYEYILFDARHVSFASLPGMKERTITVNGFSKGFAMTGWRLGYLAAERPIVKAAAKVQSQFTSAPCSISQKAGLAALQMDKGPIREMVAAFRQRRDFMLERLQAIDGITCPKPEGAFYLFPQVSAFYGRRTPDGRTITDSESLCLYLLEQCHVALVPGQAFGDPNGVRISYAASMENLAEAMRRIEAGLAALQ
- a CDS encoding RsmD family RNA methyltransferase produces the protein MRIIAGRFRRKTLRAPKGHLTRPTTDRTRESLFHLVESRMDLEGADVLDLFAGTGALGLEAISRGAVAVTFVELQGPVLVCARENARALGVEDACEFIRGDAVEYLRRYSGPPFDLILADPPYDLPELPQLPELAFPHLKPHGLFILEHDKRHNFEGHPHLDTSRRYGRTIVSVFRPQPVER
- the coaD gene encoding pantetheine-phosphate adenylyltransferase: MRERLALYPGSFDPFTYGHLDIVERALRIFDRVEVTVAVNIGKEPLFSIEERCELIRQCTAHLDRVEVVAFEGLLVDHARARGATALVRGLRQVSDFEYEFRMAFANRRLYPELETVFLMTSEEYAMISSSIVREIHRWGGDVSLFVPPPVVEALRKKRAAR